One region of Glycine max cultivar Williams 82 chromosome 9, Glycine_max_v4.0, whole genome shotgun sequence genomic DNA includes:
- the LOC100794024 gene encoding IQ domain-containing protein IQM6 has protein sequence MMHEGSVELETVLSLRSPTADMENDDLFGKSGSTKTTRDTCGDWLEKNFYSPMLETQNQWNQAALRLQKVYKSFRTRRQLADCAVLAEQRWWKALDFAELKRSSISFFDIEKPETAISRWSRASKRAAKVGKGLSKDMKARKLALQHWLEAIDPRHRYGHNLQFYYVKWLRCDSYQPFFYWLDIGDGKEVQSDRCTRTKLQQQCIKYLGPVERKFYEVVIENGRLLYKISGKPVETTEDAKWIFVLSTSKTLYVGQKNKGTFQHSSFLAGGATLSAGRLVAEDGVLKAVWPHSGHYLPTKENFEELMSFLKENNVDLTDVKKNPVEEEDLAKINQDLFRDNPSEAVEPPKIETESSSPLAEDQPDLRNEDSNADSNHQQPLSRLSVRLGSKIAKLEIPKRVTVYDIFGELANGPRTKFYSPTAVSECGYETAEESFINEAEFMVSKSNMFVEDQDEEEENTIPKETILKRIDSHKGRKSYQLANHLSTKWTTGAGPRIGCMRDYPLELQNLILEQQNLSPRTRTTAPSPRIPPLSRFSPHVAFPPPLDAPIA, from the exons ATGATGCACGAAGGATCGGTTGAGTTGGAGACCGTGCTTTCTTTAAGATCTCCTACAGCAGATATGGAAAATGATGACTTGTTTGGTAAATCAGGGAGCACAAAGACTACTAGAGACACTTGTGGTGACTGGTTGGAGAAGAACTTCTATTCACCAATGCTGGAGACACAGAATCAATGGAACCAAGCTGCACTGAGGTTGCAGAAAGTTTACAAAAGTTTTAGAACAAGGAGGCAACTTGCAGATTGTGCAGTTCTTGCAGAGCAGAGATG GTGGAAGGCTTTGGATTTTGCTGAACTGAAGCGCAGTTCTATATCATTTTTTGACATTGAGAAACCGGAGACGGCCATTTCACGTTGGTCAAGGGCAAGCAAGAGAGCTGCCAAG GTTGGAAAGGGTCTATCTAAGGATATGAAGGCTCGCAAACTTGCTTTGCAGCACTGGCTAGAGGCA ATTGACCCCCGCCATCGCTATGGTCATaatcttcaattttattatgtCAAATGGCTTCGCTGTGATAGCTATCAACCTTTCTTCTATTG GCTTGATATTGGGGATGGCAAGGAGGTACAGTCTGACAGATGTACTAGGACAAAACTTCAGCAACAATGCATCAAGTATCTGGGTCCA gtggaaagaaaattttatgaaGTAGTTATTGAGAATGGGAGGCTCTTGTACAAGATTAGTGGGAAACCTGTTGAAACAACAGAAGATGCAAAGTGGATTTTTGTACTTAGTACTTCCAAGACTCTTTATGTTGGCCAGAAGAACAAGGGCACATTTCAACATTCAAGCTTCCTTGCAGGGGGAGCCACATTGTCTGCTGGTAGATTAGTGGCGGAGGATGGTGTTCTTAAG GCAGTTTGGCCTCACAGTGGGCATTACCtcccaacaaaagaaaattttgaggAACTCATGTCATTCCTTAAGGAGAATAATGTGGATCTTACAGATGTAAAG AAAAATCCAGTTGAAGAAGAAGACTTGGCCAAAATTAACCAAGATCTCTTCCGAGACAATCCTTCAGAGGCAGTGGAACCTCCAAAAATTGAAACTGAAAGTTCCAGCCCGTTAGCTGAAGATCAGCCTGACTTGAGAAATGAGGATTCTAATGCTGATTCAAATCATCAACAACCCTTATCAAGATTGTCGGTACGACTAGGATCAAAAATAGCTAAACTTGAGATACCAAAACGAGTCACGGTGTATGACATTTTCGGAGAGCTAGCAAATGGTCCTCGCACCAAATTTTATTCTCCAACTGCAGTATCAGAATGCGGTTATGAGACAGCAGAAGAATCATTTATAAACGAGGCGGAATTCATGGTTTCCAAATCAAACATGTTTGTTGAAGATCAAGATGAAGAAGAGGAGAATACTATTCCAAAGGAGACAATCTTGAAGAGGATAGATTCACACAAAGGAAGGAAATCATATCAATTGGCCAATCACTTGTCTACCAAATGGACAACAGGTGCAGGCCCTCGAATTGGTTGCATGAGAGACTACCCTCTAGAGCTTCAGAATTTGATTCTGGAGCAGCAAAATTTGTCTCCAAGGACAAGAACAACAGCTCCATCACCCAGGATACCGCCGTTGTCTCGCTTCAGCCCTCATGTTGCTTTTCCCCCTCCTTTGGATGCTCCAATTGCCTGA
- the LOC100816388 gene encoding DNA-directed RNA polymerases II, IV and V subunit 8B-like has product MVENNLFEDIFRVEKLNPDDKKLFDKVTRIEARSEKFDMFMHLDINSEVYPLKVGQKFALVLVSSLNPDGTPDTGYYTQISRQSLANNFEYVMYGKLYRITEGSGREKAEMNISFGGLLMMLKGDTSHCNKFELDQRLYLLIRKV; this is encoded by the exons ATGGTGGAGAACAATCTCTTCGAGGATATCTTTAGGGTCGAAAAATTAAACCCCgatgacaaaaaattattcGATAAAG TCACTCGCATTGAAGCAAGAAGTGAAAAGTTTGACATGTTTATGCACCTGGACATTAATTCTGAGGTATATCCATTAAAGGTGGGTCAGAAGTTTGCTCTTGTGCTTGTTTCATCGCTTAATCCTGATGGAACACCAGACACTGGCTATTATACCCag ATCAGTCGACAATCACTGGCCAACAATTTTGAATATGTCATGTATGGGAAGCTCTACAGGATAACAGAGGGTTCGGGGCGTGAAAAAGC GGAGATGAATATTTCATTTGGTGGGCTTCTGATGATGCTGAAGGGAGATACCTCTCATTGCAACAAGTTTGAGCTTGATCAGAGGTTGTATCTTCTGATAAGGAAAGTCTGA